One part of the Streptomyces nigra genome encodes these proteins:
- the tyrS gene encoding tyrosine--tRNA ligase: MTDIVDELKWRGVIALSTDEDALRKALADGPVTFYCGFDPTAASLHVGHLVQVLTMRRLQQAGLRPLALVGGATGQIGDPRPTAERTLNDPETVANWVNRLRAQIEPFLSFEGDNAATMVNNLDWTAGLSAIEFLRDIGKHFRVNKMLTKDSVARRLQSEEGISYTEFSYQLLQGMDFLELYRRYGCTLQQGGSDQWGNLTAGLDLIHRLEPHAQVHALATPLMTKADGTKFGKTEGGAIWLDPEMTTPYAFYQFWLNADDRDVSTYLRILSFRSREELEELEKQTQERPQARAAQRALAEELTTLVHGADQTAAVIAASKALFGQGELADLDDRTLAAALSEVPHIQVEQLGPVVDLFAEVGLVASKSAARRTVKEGGAYVNNVKVAGEDAVPAKEDLLHGRWLVLRRGKKNLAAVEVTGG; this comes from the coding sequence GTGACGGACATCGTCGACGAGCTGAAGTGGCGCGGCGTGATCGCCCTGTCCACCGACGAGGACGCCTTGCGCAAGGCGCTCGCGGACGGTCCCGTCACGTTCTATTGCGGCTTCGACCCGACGGCGGCCAGCCTGCACGTCGGCCACCTGGTCCAGGTGCTCACGATGCGCCGCCTCCAGCAGGCGGGCCTGCGCCCGCTCGCGCTGGTCGGCGGCGCCACCGGGCAGATCGGCGACCCCCGCCCGACGGCCGAGCGCACGCTGAACGACCCGGAGACCGTCGCGAACTGGGTGAACCGGCTGCGCGCCCAGATCGAGCCGTTCCTCTCCTTCGAGGGGGACAACGCGGCGACGATGGTGAACAACCTCGACTGGACGGCCGGACTGTCCGCCATCGAGTTCCTGCGGGACATCGGCAAGCACTTCCGTGTCAACAAGATGCTCACCAAGGACTCGGTGGCCCGCCGCCTGCAGTCGGAGGAGGGCATCAGCTACACCGAGTTCTCCTACCAGCTGCTGCAGGGCATGGACTTCCTGGAGCTGTACCGGCGGTACGGCTGCACGCTCCAGCAGGGCGGCAGCGACCAGTGGGGCAACCTCACGGCGGGTCTCGACCTGATCCACCGGCTGGAGCCGCACGCGCAGGTCCACGCGCTGGCGACGCCGCTGATGACCAAGGCGGACGGCACCAAGTTCGGCAAGACCGAGGGCGGCGCCATCTGGCTCGACCCGGAGATGACGACGCCGTACGCGTTCTACCAGTTCTGGCTGAACGCGGACGACCGGGACGTCTCCACGTACCTGCGCATCCTGTCCTTCCGGTCCCGTGAGGAACTGGAAGAGCTGGAGAAGCAGACGCAGGAGCGTCCGCAGGCCCGGGCGGCGCAGCGCGCGCTGGCCGAGGAGCTGACGACGCTGGTGCACGGCGCCGACCAGACGGCCGCGGTGATCGCCGCGTCCAAGGCGCTGTTCGGCCAGGGCGAGCTGGCGGACCTGGACGACCGGACGCTGGCGGCCGCGCTGTCCGAGGTCCCGCACATCCAGGTCGAGCAGCTCGGCCCGGTGGTCGATCTGTTCGCCGAGGTGGGTCTGGTGGCCAGCAAGTCGGCCGCGCGGCGCACCGTGAAGGAGGGCGGCGCCTACGTGAACAACGTGAAGGTGGCCGGCGAGGACGCGGTCCCCGCGAAGGAGGACCTGCTGCACGGGCGCTGGCTGGTGCTGCGGCGCGGCAAGAAGAACCTGGCGGCGGTCGAGGTCACCGGCGGCTGA
- a CDS encoding DUF3099 domain-containing protein, producing MRKLHAGGGAQVFRITGARTGLQEDVRGRQRRYVISMSIRTLSVILAATLWNVERHVAVVALVLGLVLPYIAVVIANAGRENAPSLPSTFVAMPTRPMIDPSRTNDGFAEPSPEDVAGSAGPGGQSEPRDRA from the coding sequence ATGCGGAAGCTGCATGCGGGTGGTGGCGCCCAGGTGTTCCGGATCACCGGAGCCCGGACCGGGCTGCAGGAGGACGTACGCGGTCGCCAACGCCGCTATGTCATCTCGATGTCGATCCGCACCCTCTCGGTGATCCTCGCGGCCACGCTGTGGAACGTCGAACGGCACGTCGCCGTCGTGGCGTTGGTGCTCGGCTTGGTCCTGCCGTACATCGCCGTGGTGATCGCCAACGCGGGGCGGGAGAACGCGCCGTCGCTCCCGTCGACCTTCGTGGCCATGCCGACGCGTCCCATGATCGATCCGTCGCGGACGAATGACGGTTTCGCGGAACCGTCTCCGGAAGATGTGGCGGGCTCCGCGGGGCCCGGCGGACAAAGCGAACCACGCGACCGGGCGTGA
- a CDS encoding GlsB/YeaQ/YmgE family stress response membrane protein, translating to MGWLWAIIVGFVLGLLAKALIPGKQHSPLWLTTIFGILGAIVGNSIARAFGVESTPGIDWSRHIFQIVAAVVIVYVGDMLYMATLGKRRKERA from the coding sequence ATGGGCTGGTTGTGGGCGATCATCGTGGGATTCGTGCTGGGCCTGCTGGCCAAGGCACTGATCCCGGGCAAGCAGCACAGCCCCCTCTGGCTGACCACGATCTTCGGCATCCTCGGCGCGATCGTCGGCAACTCCATCGCCCGGGCGTTCGGCGTCGAGTCGACCCCTGGCATCGACTGGAGCCGGCACATCTTCCAGATCGTCGCCGCCGTGGTCATCGTCTACGTGGGCGACATGCTCTATATGGCCACGCTGGGCAAGAGACGCAAGGAACGGGCCTGA